In one Echinicola marina genomic region, the following are encoded:
- a CDS encoding SIS domain-containing protein, whose amino-acid sequence MIQTTYLTLNTELAEKKGAFHTAKEIAGQPELWSQVYEQVDQMKEKIQDFVDPIFEKGNARIILTGAGSSAFIGESAQGIVQQKTGVLTQAIATTDLVTHPELFFMAGTPTVLVSFARSGNSPESVEAVRLADKFCNQIYHLVITCNAEGQLAAYANECEGNCLAIVLPEAANDNSLAMTGSFTSMLLTVLMVAGIKALDKLKPAFDNAVATANHILHHQLEDFEALAERDFKRVIFLGSGSMLGVSRECHLKLQELTDGQVVCKHDSFLGFRHGPRAVANEDSLVVYLFAKDAHVVQYENDLALSIGQDKRDIKTVCFGDENVEEYNSILNIPVEGAAEDAVFNVLPATMVGQLLGFYKCLQLGLQPDNPSVSGAISRVVQGVIIYKK is encoded by the coding sequence ATGATACAAACCACTTACTTGACCCTTAATACTGAATTAGCAGAGAAAAAAGGGGCATTTCACACAGCAAAAGAAATAGCTGGGCAGCCAGAGCTATGGAGCCAGGTTTATGAACAAGTGGATCAAATGAAGGAGAAGATCCAGGATTTTGTTGATCCAATTTTTGAAAAAGGTAATGCTAGGATAATCTTGACTGGGGCAGGTTCATCGGCGTTTATCGGAGAATCAGCTCAGGGCATCGTTCAGCAAAAAACCGGTGTGTTGACTCAGGCCATTGCGACTACCGATTTGGTGACGCATCCGGAATTATTTTTCATGGCTGGTACACCAACAGTTTTGGTTTCTTTTGCAAGGTCAGGGAATAGTCCAGAGAGTGTGGAAGCGGTAAGATTGGCAGATAAGTTTTGTAATCAAATATATCATTTGGTCATTACATGTAATGCTGAGGGGCAATTGGCGGCTTATGCCAACGAGTGTGAAGGAAACTGTTTGGCAATTGTATTGCCTGAAGCAGCAAATGACAATAGCCTTGCAATGACAGGAAGTTTTACTTCTATGTTGCTGACTGTTTTGATGGTTGCGGGAATTAAAGCATTGGATAAGTTAAAACCAGCCTTTGATAATGCTGTTGCTACCGCTAATCATATCCTGCATCATCAATTGGAAGATTTTGAGGCTTTGGCAGAACGCGATTTCAAAAGAGTGATTTTCCTTGGATCGGGTTCAATGCTAGGGGTGTCAAGGGAGTGTCATTTGAAATTACAGGAGCTAACTGATGGTCAAGTGGTTTGTAAGCATGATTCTTTCTTAGGTTTCAGGCATGGACCTAGGGCAGTGGCCAATGAGGATTCTTTGGTAGTATATTTATTTGCAAAAGATGCCCATGTCGTCCAATATGAAAATGATTTGGCTTTGAGTATCGGACAGGATAAAAGAGATATTAAAACCGTTTGTTTCGGTGACGAAAATGTAGAAGAGTATAATTCTATTTTGAATATACCTGTTGAAGGAGCTGCTGAGGATGCGGTATTCAATGTGTTGCCTGCTACCATGGTAGGGCAGTTATTAGGTTTTTACAAATGTCTTCAATTAGGCTTGCAACCTGATAATCCTTCTGTAAGTGGAGCGATCAGCAGGGTAGTTCAAGGAGTAATTATATACAAAAAGTAA
- a CDS encoding M20/M25/M40 family metallo-hydrolase, with protein sequence MTNEEQFLYKYLNNASPTGFEASGQQIWLDYLKPYVDEYFTDAYGTAVGVINPEASFKVVIEAHADEISWFVNYITPEGYIYVRRNGGSDHMIAPSMRVNIHTDEKIIPGIFGWPAIHVRKGDKEDKPSLENIFIDVGARSKEEVEELGVHVGCVVTFRDELMDLNGKFYAGRALDNRIGGYMIAQVAKKLRDSGRALPFGLYIVNAVQEEIGLRGAEMIAAKIKPNLAVITDVCHDTTAPMYNKITSGEQVAGKGPVLTYGASVHKKLLDLVIASAKKRKLPFQRAAASRSTGTDTDAFAYSNDGVPSALISLPLKYMHTTVETASKKDIQSVIDLIVAFLEDLDPGFNFKYIE encoded by the coding sequence ATGACAAACGAAGAACAATTTCTCTATAAATACCTAAACAATGCCTCTCCCACAGGCTTTGAAGCTTCTGGTCAGCAAATCTGGTTGGATTATTTAAAGCCTTATGTGGATGAATATTTTACGGATGCTTATGGCACAGCAGTAGGTGTTATCAATCCAGAAGCCTCTTTTAAAGTGGTGATAGAGGCTCATGCTGATGAAATTAGCTGGTTTGTGAACTATATTACGCCAGAGGGATATATTTATGTAAGGAGAAATGGAGGCTCAGATCATATGATTGCGCCTTCCATGCGGGTAAATATCCACACAGATGAGAAGATAATCCCAGGGATATTTGGATGGCCGGCCATACATGTTAGGAAGGGAGATAAGGAAGATAAGCCAAGCTTGGAAAATATTTTTATTGATGTAGGAGCAAGGTCAAAGGAAGAGGTAGAAGAATTAGGGGTTCATGTTGGTTGTGTGGTGACCTTCCGAGATGAACTGATGGATCTAAATGGTAAATTTTATGCAGGAAGAGCGCTGGATAACCGAATCGGAGGTTATATGATAGCTCAAGTAGCCAAGAAGTTAAGAGACAGCGGAAGAGCATTGCCATTTGGTCTTTATATTGTGAATGCGGTACAAGAAGAAATAGGGTTAAGAGGTGCTGAAATGATCGCTGCCAAGATAAAACCCAATTTGGCTGTGATTACTGATGTATGCCATGACACTACAGCTCCCATGTATAATAAAATCACAAGCGGAGAACAGGTGGCTGGTAAAGGACCTGTGTTGACTTATGGGGCTTCAGTACATAAAAAGCTATTGGATTTGGTCATCGCTTCAGCAAAAAAAAGGAAGTTGCCATTTCAGAGAGCAGCGGCTTCCAGAAGTACAGGTACAGATACTGACGCATTTGCTTATTCCAATGATGGGGTGCCTTCTGCCTTGATTTCTCTTCCTTTGAAATATATGCATACTACTGTCGAGACAGCTAGTAAAAAAGATATTCAGTCAGTGATTGATTTGATTGTAGCATTTTTAGAGGATTTAGATCCAGGATTTAACTTCAAATACATCGAATAG
- a CDS encoding four helix bundle protein, which translates to MNSFEELEVWGKARDLRVFAANLVSDFPVEEKFVLVSQVKKSSRSIGNNIAEGFGRGTYDENIQFCRQARGSLFETLDHMIVAFDEGLISIDDLKDYRDYHYDCLKLLNGHISSIKKSRKL; encoded by the coding sequence ATGAATAGTTTTGAGGAGCTCGAAGTATGGGGAAAAGCGAGAGATTTAAGGGTTTTTGCCGCTAACCTAGTAAGCGATTTCCCGGTTGAGGAGAAGTTTGTACTGGTCAGTCAGGTGAAAAAATCTTCAAGGTCTATAGGGAATAATATTGCGGAAGGGTTTGGAAGAGGAACTTATGATGAGAATATCCAATTTTGTAGACAGGCTAGAGGATCTCTTTTTGAAACATTAGACCATATGATTGTTGCTTTTGACGAAGGTTTGATTTCTATAGATGATCTAAAAGATTATCGAGATTATCATTATGATTGCTTGAAGCTCTTAAATGGCCATATTTCTTCTATAAAAAAGAGTAGAAAATTGTAA
- a CDS encoding acyl-CoA carboxylase subunit beta, translating to MKSSTKGVYTLPGNQEKLDLLKKKNEESLQGGGKDRIAIQHEKGKLTARERVDLLIDEGTFQEIDKFKMHRCKDFGLDKEYYLGDGVITGYGEVNGRLVYVFSQDFTVFGGSLSETHAEKICKIMDMAMKNGAPVIGLNDSGGARIQEGVSSLGGYADIFYRNTLASGVIPQISAIMGPCAGGAVYSPAITDFIMMVEETSYMFVTGPNVVKTVTQENVTAEELGGASAHSVKSGVTHFACANEVECIMNIKRLLSYMPQNCEDDAPVYFYEMRRDEARKELDSIVPENPNHPYDMRKVVRGIVDEDSFLEVHKDYADNMVVGFGRIAGRSIGIVGNQPQSLAGVLDNHASIKAARFVRFCDCFNIPLLVLVDVPGFLPGTDQEWNGIISNGAKLLYAFSEATVPRITVITRKAYGGAYDVMNSKHIGADLNFAWPTAEIAVMGAKGAAEIIFKKEIANAENPEEKLQEKIDEYTREFANPYRAAHRGYVDEVILPSNTRKKLISGFKMLENKVDVLPKKKHGNIPL from the coding sequence ATGAAAAGTTCAACCAAAGGAGTGTATACCTTGCCAGGTAATCAAGAAAAATTGGATCTGTTAAAAAAGAAAAATGAGGAATCACTTCAAGGTGGAGGAAAGGACAGGATAGCAATTCAACATGAAAAGGGCAAGCTGACAGCGCGGGAGAGAGTAGATTTATTGATAGATGAAGGGACTTTTCAAGAGATAGACAAGTTTAAAATGCACCGTTGTAAGGACTTTGGACTAGATAAGGAATATTACCTAGGAGATGGAGTGATTACGGGTTATGGAGAGGTAAATGGAAGGTTAGTTTATGTGTTTTCCCAGGATTTTACAGTCTTTGGGGGATCCTTGTCAGAAACGCATGCAGAGAAAATTTGTAAAATTATGGATATGGCCATGAAAAATGGAGCTCCAGTAATAGGCTTAAATGACTCTGGTGGTGCTAGGATTCAAGAAGGGGTGAGTTCACTAGGTGGCTATGCAGATATTTTTTACAGAAATACCTTAGCTTCAGGTGTGATACCTCAGATTTCGGCCATCATGGGGCCGTGCGCAGGAGGGGCTGTTTATTCTCCTGCTATTACAGATTTTATTATGATGGTGGAGGAAACTTCTTATATGTTTGTGACAGGTCCAAATGTGGTGAAGACTGTGACCCAGGAAAATGTAACCGCGGAGGAGCTGGGAGGGGCGAGTGCACACAGTGTGAAAAGTGGCGTGACCCATTTTGCCTGTGCAAATGAGGTAGAATGTATTATGAATATAAAGCGGCTGTTAAGCTATATGCCTCAAAATTGTGAGGACGATGCTCCTGTATATTTTTATGAAATGAGAAGGGATGAAGCGAGAAAGGAATTGGATAGTATTGTTCCTGAAAATCCTAATCATCCTTATGATATGCGTAAGGTGGTAAGAGGAATTGTTGATGAAGACAGCTTTTTGGAGGTGCATAAGGATTATGCCGATAATATGGTCGTTGGATTTGGCAGGATAGCAGGAAGGAGTATTGGTATCGTCGGAAACCAGCCTCAGTCTTTGGCGGGTGTTTTGGATAATCATGCTTCTATTAAGGCCGCAAGGTTTGTTCGATTTTGTGATTGTTTCAATATTCCCTTATTGGTTTTGGTAGATGTGCCGGGTTTTTTGCCTGGGACTGACCAAGAGTGGAATGGTATTATTTCCAATGGGGCAAAACTGCTCTATGCCTTTTCGGAAGCAACTGTTCCCCGGATAACAGTGATAACGCGGAAGGCCTACGGTGGAGCTTATGATGTGATGAATTCCAAGCATATCGGTGCTGACTTGAATTTTGCATGGCCGACTGCTGAAATTGCCGTGATGGGAGCAAAGGGGGCGGCAGAGATCATTTTTAAGAAGGAGATTGCTAATGCAGAGAATCCCGAGGAAAAGCTGCAAGAAAAAATCGATGAATACACCAGGGAATTTGCAAATCCCTACAGAGCTGCGCACAGGGGATATGTGGATGAGGTGATTTTACCTTCGAATACCCGGAAAAAGTTAATTTCTGGATTTAAAATGTTGGAAAACAAGGTGGATGTACTGCCCAAAAAGAAGCATGGGAATATTCCTTTGTGA
- a CDS encoding Ppx/GppA phosphatase family protein — protein MRDAKAAIIDMGTNTFHLLLVELDKGGFKTIYKEKVPVKIGQKGISKNFIHPDAEKRALDTLTHFRKEIDANGIQQIYAFATSAVRNARNGSQFVKDIKEKVNIKVNVIDGDQEAQLIYEGINFSGSLNAENSLMMDIGGGSVEFIIGNEKEVLWKQSFEIGGQRMLDLFHYHDPILGEEVVKLTQYLKEKLTDLINALEKYKPKRLVGASGTFDTLTDMYYASSKLSKIQGQSVFHLPRAAFEILAQKLVTLNKAQRLQIPGMIPMRVDMIVVASCLIEFILQYVDAPELVCSNYALKEGVISRLINKNEMLPCGDMENARP, from the coding sequence ATGAGAGATGCAAAGGCAGCCATCATTGATATGGGGACCAACACATTCCATTTGTTGTTAGTAGAACTTGATAAAGGTGGTTTTAAAACCATCTACAAGGAAAAGGTCCCAGTAAAAATTGGACAAAAAGGAATAAGCAAAAACTTTATCCACCCGGATGCTGAGAAAAGAGCCCTCGATACCCTTACGCATTTCAGGAAGGAAATTGATGCAAATGGTATCCAGCAAATTTATGCTTTTGCCACCAGCGCTGTACGTAATGCCCGAAATGGAAGCCAATTTGTAAAAGACATCAAAGAAAAGGTCAATATAAAAGTAAATGTCATCGATGGGGACCAGGAAGCCCAGCTGATATATGAAGGTATTAATTTTAGTGGATCCTTAAATGCCGAAAACAGCCTTATGATGGATATCGGCGGCGGTTCTGTTGAATTTATCATCGGCAACGAAAAAGAGGTCTTATGGAAGCAAAGCTTTGAAATCGGGGGCCAAAGAATGCTTGACCTTTTCCATTATCATGATCCCATCCTCGGAGAGGAAGTTGTAAAGCTTACACAGTACCTCAAAGAAAAGCTCACTGATCTCATCAATGCCCTGGAAAAGTACAAACCCAAAAGGCTGGTAGGAGCATCCGGGACTTTTGACACACTCACTGACATGTACTATGCCTCTTCCAAACTCTCAAAAATACAAGGACAAAGTGTTTTCCACTTACCCAGGGCCGCATTTGAAATATTAGCCCAAAAGCTGGTCACCCTAAACAAAGCGCAAAGACTCCAAATCCCAGGAATGATCCCAATGAGGGTAGACATGATCGTAGTCGCTTCCTGTTTGATAGAATTTATCTTACAATATGTGGACGCTCCCGAACTTGTTTGTTCCAATTACGCTTTAAAAGAGGGGGTAATCTCCAGGCTGATCAACAAGAATGAAATGTTGCCATGTGGAGACATGGAAAACGCCAGACCATAA
- a CDS encoding Ldh family oxidoreductase, with amino-acid sequence MNFNFEGLFAFTKSIFIKMGCPEEDAQTATEVLLSADLRGVDSHGVARLSGYVRLWEAGRINPQPNIRIVHESPSTAVVDGDGGLGLVVAPYAMKVAIEKAKNAGTGWVSVKNSNHYGIAGHHAMQALKHDMIGMSMTNASPLVSPTFSKERLLGTNPIAVAIPANEQPAFVADMATTTAANGKLEILQRKEEQAPSGWIQDKEGNPTTNPYGVKEGGALLPLGGDREHGSHKGYALGSIVDIFSAVLSGANYGPWVPPFVAFLQPDPNPVGEGIGHFFGAMRVDAFRPADEFKAHMDNWICRFRKAKTTPGNEKVLVPGDPERELEKERIKNGIPLLKPVENDLRELGKKLEVEFSL; translated from the coding sequence ATGAACTTTAACTTTGAAGGGCTATTTGCCTTTACCAAAAGTATTTTCATCAAAATGGGCTGTCCAGAAGAAGACGCCCAAACAGCCACTGAAGTTTTACTATCTGCCGACTTAAGAGGGGTAGACTCTCATGGCGTAGCCCGTTTATCCGGCTATGTGAGACTTTGGGAAGCTGGACGGATAAATCCCCAACCCAATATAAGAATCGTCCATGAAAGCCCTAGCACAGCCGTGGTAGATGGAGACGGGGGCCTTGGTTTGGTAGTCGCCCCATATGCCATGAAAGTAGCTATTGAAAAAGCAAAAAATGCTGGCACCGGTTGGGTTTCAGTCAAAAACTCTAACCACTACGGCATTGCTGGACACCATGCCATGCAAGCTTTAAAGCATGACATGATTGGCATGTCCATGACCAATGCTAGCCCATTGGTAAGCCCCACTTTCTCCAAAGAAAGATTATTGGGTACCAATCCTATAGCTGTAGCTATACCAGCCAATGAACAACCCGCTTTTGTTGCAGACATGGCCACCACCACCGCTGCAAATGGCAAACTGGAAATTCTACAAAGAAAAGAGGAACAAGCACCTTCAGGTTGGATACAGGACAAAGAGGGCAACCCCACCACCAATCCTTATGGTGTCAAAGAAGGTGGTGCCCTGCTCCCTTTGGGTGGCGACAGGGAACACGGCTCCCACAAAGGTTATGCACTGGGATCTATCGTTGACATTTTCTCTGCCGTGCTTTCTGGTGCCAATTACGGCCCGTGGGTCCCTCCATTTGTTGCCTTTTTACAGCCAGACCCAAACCCAGTTGGAGAAGGCATTGGACACTTCTTTGGAGCCATGAGAGTAGATGCTTTCAGGCCGGCCGATGAATTCAAAGCCCATATGGACAATTGGATCTGCAGATTCCGCAAAGCCAAAACCACTCCAGGAAATGAAAAAGTTTTGGTCCCTGGTGATCCTGAAAGGGAGCTTGAGAAAGAACGAATCAAGAACGGCATTCCTCTCCTTAAACCAGTAGAAAATGATCTTAGAGAACTCGGAAAAAAATTAGAGGTTGAATTCTCTCTTTAA
- a CDS encoding OsmC family protein yields the protein MSKFHHYQTVLEWTGNSGMGTRGYLAYQRNFEIITEGKPHLLGSADPCFRGDKTRHNPEEMFLASISSCHMLWYLHLCAEAGVSVVAYEDHAEGIMHENKNGSGQFNEVVLYPVVTVEAESMKTKAMQLHEEAKKHCFIANSCNFPIRHKPVIRLAKKNASAQY from the coding sequence ATGTCAAAATTCCATCATTACCAAACCGTCTTAGAGTGGACCGGAAATTCCGGTATGGGTACTCGCGGCTATCTTGCCTACCAAAGAAATTTTGAAATCATCACAGAGGGAAAGCCTCATTTATTGGGAAGTGCGGATCCCTGTTTTAGGGGTGATAAAACCCGCCACAACCCGGAAGAGATGTTTCTCGCAAGTATATCTTCTTGTCATATGCTGTGGTACCTTCATCTCTGTGCAGAAGCGGGTGTAAGTGTCGTAGCATATGAAGACCACGCTGAAGGCATCATGCATGAAAACAAGAATGGATCGGGCCAATTTAATGAAGTCGTACTTTATCCTGTGGTTACAGTGGAAGCAGAATCCATGAAGACTAAAGCCATGCAATTACATGAAGAAGCCAAAAAACATTGTTTCATAGCCAACAGCTGCAATTTCCCTATCAGACACAAGCCAGTAATAAGGTTGGCGAAAAAAAATGCTTCAGCCCAATACTGA
- a CDS encoding mannose-1-phosphate guanylyltransferase, with product MQKQPYIVVLAGGIGSKFWPYSRNNYPKQFLDILGTGRTLLQMTFDRFVKLSDPEHFLVVTNQMYVDIVKEQLPDISASQILAEPLRRNTATCVAYASYKIKRADPDARVILTPSDHLVLDEISFQRKIKQGLAEAEHHHRLIAIGIEPNRPETGYGYIQYKEGANVGALKKVKTFTEKPNAKLAETFLESGDFVWNSGMFVWKNASIIKAFEKQMPEVAEVFEEGHHFYGTEKEYEFVKRAYSLVKNVSLDYGIMEKSEDVYLLKSNFGWSDLGSWMSVHQIKERDEDNNVVDANAVLYDTTNSYIKVSPKKLVVVHGLDNYLINETENVILICKLDAEKKFKEFVSDAKSKGEDFI from the coding sequence ATGCAAAAACAACCATATATTGTAGTACTCGCCGGAGGAATCGGGTCTAAATTTTGGCCTTATAGTAGGAATAATTATCCAAAACAATTTTTGGATATTTTAGGTACAGGAAGAACCTTGCTTCAAATGACCTTTGATCGGTTTGTGAAATTGTCAGACCCTGAGCACTTTTTGGTCGTTACCAATCAAATGTATGTAGATATTGTCAAAGAGCAGTTACCTGATATTTCTGCAAGTCAAATTCTTGCAGAACCGTTGAGAAGGAATACGGCTACTTGTGTGGCATATGCCAGTTATAAGATCAAACGAGCAGATCCAGACGCAAGGGTGATATTGACTCCATCTGATCATTTGGTGTTAGATGAGATTTCCTTTCAAAGGAAAATCAAGCAGGGCCTGGCTGAAGCTGAGCATCATCATAGGCTAATCGCGATTGGGATAGAACCCAATCGACCTGAAACCGGCTATGGCTATATCCAGTACAAAGAAGGTGCAAATGTGGGAGCACTGAAAAAGGTCAAGACTTTTACCGAAAAACCAAATGCCAAACTGGCGGAGACATTTTTGGAAAGTGGGGACTTTGTGTGGAACAGTGGGATGTTTGTTTGGAAAAATGCGTCTATTATAAAGGCTTTTGAAAAGCAAATGCCCGAAGTGGCCGAGGTCTTTGAAGAGGGGCATCATTTTTATGGCACAGAGAAAGAGTACGAATTTGTGAAAAGAGCCTATTCCTTAGTGAAAAATGTTTCATTGGATTATGGAATTATGGAAAAATCAGAGGATGTGTATTTACTGAAAAGCAACTTTGGTTGGTCTGATCTAGGTTCTTGGATGAGTGTGCACCAGATAAAGGAAAGGGATGAGGATAATAATGTTGTTGACGCCAATGCAGTGTTATATGATACTACCAACAGTTATATTAAGGTTTCTCCAAAAAAGTTGGTAGTTGTCCATGGATTGGATAATTACTTGATTAATGAAACCGAAAATGTAATTCTTATATGTAAGCTGGATGCTGAGAAGAAATTCAAAGAATTTGTTTCTGATGCCAAGAGTAAAGGAGAGGATTTTATTTAA
- a CDS encoding KpsF/GutQ family sugar-phosphate isomerase, which produces MNIIKNIKNSAIRVLKIEAEAVQNLIGQIDDEFEACVNEILLSRGRVVITGVGKSAIVATKIVATLNSTGTPALFMHAADAIHGDLGMIQKEDFVICISKSGNTPEVKVLVPMLKKMGSKLAALVSNKDSYLAKQADFVLDATIESEACPLNLAPTTSTTAHMALGDALAVCLLEAKGFGSDDFAKFHPGGSLGKQLYLTVEDLVVKDTLPLVSEKDDLAKVILEISGKRLGATAVQNVEGSLVGIVTDGDLRRMLEQKQDLSTVKAKDIMTKGPKTIGVGEYAIRALNMMKEYNITQLVVMDKEKIVGFIHIHDLMKEGIV; this is translated from the coding sequence TTGAATATAATAAAAAATATTAAAAACAGTGCCATTCGTGTCCTCAAAATAGAGGCTGAAGCAGTACAGAATTTAATTGGTCAAATTGATGATGAATTTGAAGCTTGTGTAAATGAAATACTGCTTTCAAGAGGGCGAGTGGTGATTACCGGGGTGGGCAAAAGTGCCATTGTGGCTACCAAAATAGTGGCTACTTTGAACTCCACAGGAACACCTGCATTATTTATGCATGCCGCTGATGCCATTCATGGGGATTTGGGTATGATTCAAAAGGAAGATTTTGTAATTTGTATTTCTAAAAGTGGCAATACTCCTGAAGTGAAAGTTTTAGTGCCTATGCTCAAAAAAATGGGATCTAAGCTGGCAGCTTTGGTAAGTAACAAAGATAGTTATCTGGCTAAGCAAGCCGATTTTGTTTTGGATGCCACGATTGAAAGTGAAGCCTGCCCACTTAATTTAGCTCCAACCACAAGTACCACGGCTCATATGGCACTTGGGGATGCATTGGCTGTTTGTCTGTTGGAGGCAAAGGGCTTTGGAAGTGATGACTTTGCAAAGTTCCACCCAGGAGGTTCCTTGGGCAAACAACTTTATCTTACTGTCGAGGATTTAGTGGTAAAAGATACTCTTCCCCTTGTTTCGGAAAAGGATGATTTGGCCAAAGTGATATTGGAGATTAGTGGAAAAAGGCTGGGGGCAACTGCAGTCCAAAATGTTGAGGGGAGCTTGGTTGGCATTGTGACAGATGGGGATTTAAGGAGGATGTTGGAGCAAAAGCAGGACCTTTCTACTGTCAAGGCAAAGGACATCATGACCAAAGGTCCCAAGACCATAGGGGTAGGAGAATACGCCATTCGAGCCTTGAATATGATGAAGGAATACAACATCACCCAATTGGTCGTTATGGATAAAGAAAAGATTGTTGGGTTTATCCATATTCATGACTTGATGAAAGAGGGTATTGTTTAA